The window CCCTCCTGATCGTGGGCGGGAGCCTCTTGACGGCGCTGTGCGCGCAGATCGTCATCCCGCTCACCCCGGTCCCGATCACCGGCCAGACCTTCGCGGTCCTCCTGACCGGGGCCGCCCTGGGAGCCCTCCGGGGGACCGCCGCCATCGGGCTGTACGTCGTGGAGGGACTGGTCGGCCTGCCCGTCTTTGCCGGGGGGGGCGCGGGGCTCGCCCGGCTCCAGGGACCGACGGGCGGCTACCTCCTCGGCTTCATCGCTGCGGCGTATCTCACCGGGACACTGGCCGAGCGGGGGTGGGACCGGCGCGTCCGCTTCGCGGCCGTGGCGATGGCCGCCGGGAACGTGGTCATCTACCTGTTCGGAGTTCCCTGGCTCGCCCTCTACCTCGGGTGGGCCGATGCGGTGACGAAGGGCCTCCTCCCCTTCATCCTGGGCGACTTCCTCAAGCTGGCGGCGGCCGCTCTCGCCCTCCCGGGGGCGTGGGTCCTCGTGCGCCGCGGCGACGTCCGCTGAGGCATCCGGAACGACATGCGGCCCCGCGGGGGACTTCTCCCGCGGGGCCGCGGTGTTCTTCAGGGCGGGAGCGGATCAGGCCGGGTACTGGAGGAGCAGCGACCGGATCTCCTTGCTGATCCGGAGCGCCTCGTCGTGCGGCCGCTGCCAGACGTTGCGGCCGAAAATGAGCCCGGTGGCCCCGGCGTCCATGGCGATCCGGGCCTTCTCCATCAGGTCGGCGTCCGAGATTTTCGAGCCTCCCGAGACCAGGACCATGGTCCGGCCGGCCGCGCGGACCACCCGCTCCATGGCCTCCTCCTGGCTGACCCGCAGGGTGTTATAGGGCTTGGGGGCCTCCCTGTCCTTCTCGGGATCCAGCACCGGCATGTTCACCTTCACCACGTCGGCACCGAGCTCCCCCGCCACCCGCGCCGCGTACACGATCGCGTAGAGGCCGTCCCGCCCCCCCTTTTTCTTGATGGCCTCCCCCCGCGGGTAGGCCCAGATGATGACCGGCATCCCGAAGCGCTCCGCCTCCTCGCGGACCGCCATGAACTGGACGAAGTCCTCGGCCTGGGCCGGGGAGCCCACGTAGAGGGTGTAGCCCACGGCATCCGCCCCCAACCGGACCGCGTCCTCCACGGAGGCGATGCACGGGGAGAGGGCCTGGTTGTCGTCCGGGATCTCGGTCTTGCCGTTGAGCTTGAGGACCAGGGGGACGGACCCCTCGTACCCGCGCATGTACTTGGCGGCGAGACCCACCTGGAAGACGATTCCGGAGTACCCCCCCTCCCGGGCAATCCGGAGCTGGTACTCGGGGTCGAGGCTGTCCGGATTCTCGAAAAAGTCCCGCGGCCCGTGCTCCAGACCCTGGTCGATGGGGAGGAGGAGGAGCGTTCCGTTCCCCGGCCCGTGCTCGTACAGAATCCGCCGCAGCCGGGTCCGTTTCCCCAGGCTGAGGCCGAGGTCATCGAGCGTCACTCGCCGTACCCGCACTTTCATCCGACTCCCTCCTCTCGGAGCTGCCGGCCCGTCCTCACTGGCCCTACTATAGCGCAGGGAGGGGCGAGAAGGCCAGCCCTCGAACCGTCCCTCTCGCCTTGACCGGGCTCCGGGCAGCCGCTATCCTCCCGCCGACCGGTCCGCCCGAGGGGTCCACGCCGAGCGCCCGGTGCCGGGGAGCGCCCATGACCCGCTTCGTGAAATCCCACGGTCTCGGCAACGACTACCTGGTGCTGGAGGAGGCTGCCCTCGGTTTCCCGCTGACGCCCGGGGCGATCCGTCTCGTCTGCCACCGGAACTACGGCGTGGGCTCGGACGGGATCCTGCTCCTGACGGGGAGCCGTGCCGCCGATTTCGGCCTGCGCATATTCAATCCGGACGGGAGTGAGGCGGAGAAGAGCGGCAATGGCCTCCGGATCTTCGCCCGCTACCTGGCGGAGGCCGGGCACGCCCGGACGGATACGTTCACGGTGGAGACCAAAGGGGGGGTGGTCCGGGCCTCCCTCAGCCGGGAGGCGGGGCGCATCACCGGCATCACCGTGGAGATGGGGCGTGCGAGCTTCCTCAGTGGGGAGATCCCGGTGCGGGGACCGTCGCGGGAGGTCCTCCGGGAGCCGCTCGAGGTGGAGGGGGAGCGGCTCACGGTCACCTGCGTCTCGGTCGGCAACCCGCACTGCGTGATCCTGTCGGACGCCCTCGACCCGGCGACCGTCCGGCGCCTGGGACCGAAGGTCGAGCACCACCCCGCCTTTCCGAGCCGGATCAACGTGCAGTTCGCCCGGGTGCTCGACCGGGGGCGGGTGGCGATCCTCATCTGGGAGCGCGGGGCCGGCTTCACGCTGGCCTCCGGCTCCTCCGCCTGCGCGGTGGCCGCCGCCTGCCGGAAGCACGGCCTGACGGATGCGCGGATCGCGATCGAGATGCCCGGCGGGACGCTGGCCATCGAGGTCGCCCCCGACTTCAGCCTGCGGATGACCGGACCGGCGGAGCCGATCTGCGCGGGAATCCTCAGCGCCGACCTGGAGGCCCGCTGCCGGGCGGGGTGGGAGCCCCCTGCCGGCTAGACGCCGTTGGCATGGATGAAATCTACCTGGACACGGAAAGCCAGCGGGGGCCGGAGGAGGTCTCCGGCGGGTGGGACAACATCCCCGCTTTCGGCCTCGCGGTGGCGGTCACCTGGGATGCGGCCTTCGGGTTCCGGGAGTGGTTCGAGCCGGACGCGCTCCCCCTGCTGGAGGAACTCGCCCGCTTCCCCCGCCTCGTCACCTTCAACGGCAACCGCTTCGACCTTCCCCTCCTCTCGGCCTACGGGCCGACGCAGGCCCTGCTTCCCAGGTCGTTCGACATCCTGGTGGACCTGCGCCGCCGCCTGGGATTCCGGGTGAGCCTGGAAGACCTGGCCCGGGCGACGTTAGGGCGGGGCAAGGGGGGAAGCGGCGAGCAGGCGATCCGTTGGTGGCGCTCCGGGGACCCGGCACTGCGGCGAAAGGTGGTGGAGTACTGCCGCCAGGACGTGGAGATCCTCAGAGGGTGTGTGGAGTACGGGCGGCAACACGGGTTCGTGTTCATTCCGGGCCCCGACGCGGCGGCATCCCCGCAGCGCGTGTACGTGGCCTGGGCCCCGGCGTAAATCGGGGGGAACGGGGATGGTCCGGCGAATCTGTCGGTTCGGGTGACTGACGGGGGGAGGCTGCGGGGGGTCTAGGGCCGGGGAGGTTCCCGCCGTCGGACCGCGGCCTTGCGGGCGAGCGCCTCCTCGAAGGGCGTCGGCTCTCGCAGGATCGGGACGTACTCCCCATCCACCAGGCGGTGATTCAGGACGACGGGAATCCACCGGATCCAGTCTTCGTGGTCCGTGACCAGATGGGACTGCAGGCGCCCGGTGCTCCGGTCCACGCGAAAGCCGGTGGGCAGCGCGCTGAGCATCTCGTACGCCTCCACGGAGATGGGCGTGCAGATGTCCCCCAGGGAGACATCCGACCGCTCCCGGGAGAACCCCTGAATCACCCCGTCATCAGTATGGTAGACGTAGGGCACGCTTCCCCCAACACTCTAGCTCGCGCGCTCATTCACCTGAATGGCCACCCTGGCCCGGAGCTGCTGCAGCCAGGTGTTCACGACCTGCTGCTCCTTTTGGGCCAGGAGGCTGCGGTGCCAGGTGGTCCGTTCCTTCGCGTAGGCGGCCATGTCGGCCGGGGTGCGCTTGAGCAGGTGTAGGACGTAGGCGGCCGTGGCCGCCTCCACGACCGGGCTGACCTGCCCCCCCTTCAGCCGGAAGGCCGCCAGCCCGAACGGCTCCACATCCCCCGCGGGCACCACCCCGGCCCCCAGCGTGAAGGGCTCGGTCTTCTTGACGGGGGTGTTGGCGCCCTTGGCCGCCTGCGCCCAGGGGGTGCCGGCCGTGACGGCGGCCCGGAGCTTCTCCGCCGCCTGCCGTCCCTCCCCGCCCGCCGGGAAGGCCACATACTCCACAGTAACCTTTTCCCTCGCGGCTCGGAAGGCGGCCCGCCCCTCCGCCTCGGAGACTTTGGCTGTTCCCCGGATCAGCTCCACCATCTTCCGGCGGAGGAGATCCTGGCGGATCTGCGCCTCGAAGATCTCGGGGTTCAGCCCGTTCAGCCTGAGCAGGTCCAGGTACCGCTCGCGACTGAACTTCCCCTCCTGGGCGAAGATCGGGGTGGCTTTGATCTCCGCGACCAGCTCCGCCTCGGTGACCCTCACCCCCACCCGCTCCGCCTCCTGGAGGATGAGGGCCCGGTTGATGAGGTCCTCCAGGACCCGCTGCCGAAGGTTCATCGCCTCGAAGAGGCGGGCATCGGCCTGCTGCCCGTAGAGCCGCCGGAGGAACTCCTCCTGCCGCCTGTAGGCCTCGGCGTATTCGGTGCGCAGGATCCGCCTGTCCCCGACCGTGGCCAGGACGCTGGGGTTGCCGGTGTCGGCCCGGGAGCCCATCCCCCAGTAGAAGAGGGTGCCGATGAACGTGATGATCACCAGCCACATGACGGGGAAGAAAATGGTCTTGAAGGAGTTCCTGATGGCGCGCATCATGGCGGGTCGGCTCCCCCCGGGGGACGGGGCGGTGATCGGCCCCCGTCCCCACCGCGCTGCTAGGATACCGAAAGGTCCGCCGGGCCGCAAGAGGGCCGGGAGCCTCTTGTTTTTGGGAGAGGGCTGTGGTAAGTGTCGGCGCACGGGTTTCGGGCATAATTCCTGCAATATCGTCGCGTCGGCAAAGCGGCAGCGACACCTTCTGCGGGGGAGGACTCGATGATCTTCAACTGGTTCTACGGGATGTTCTCCAGCGACCTGGCCATTGACCTCGGGACCGCCAACACACTCATCTACGTCCGCGGGAAGGGGATCGTCCTCTCGGAGCCGAGCGTGGTGGCGATCAAGAAGGGGACGAGCCAGGTCCTGAAGGTGGGGAAGGAGGCCAAGGAGATGCTGGGGCGGACCCCCGCCAGCATCGTCGCCATCCGCCCCATGCAGGACGGGGTCATTGCCGACTTCGACGTGACGGAGCAGATGATCCGCGCCTTCATCGTGAAGATCCACAACCGGAAAGCCCTGGTGCGCCCCCGCATCGTCGTCGGAGTTCCCTCCGGCATCACCCAGGTGGAGAAGCGGGCCATCCGGGACTCGGCCGAGCAGGCGGGCGCCCGCGAGGTCTACCTGATGGAGGAGCCGATGGCAGCCGCCATCGGGGCCGGCCTGCCGGTCCAGGAGCCCTCGGGCAACATGATCGTGGACATCGGCGGCGGCACGACCGAGGTGGCGGTCATCTCCCTCTCGGGCATCGTCTACAGTCAGTCCATCCGCATCGCCGGGGACGAGATGGACGAGGCCATCATCCAGTACCTGAAGCGGAAGTACAACCTGCTGGTCGGCGAGCGGACCTCCGAGAACATCAAGATCCAGATCGGCTCCGCCTATCCCTTCGACGAGCCCCGGAAGATGGAGATCAAGGGGCGGGACCTGGTGGACGGCATCCCCAAGACCCTCACGGTGACCGACAGCGACATCCGGGAGGCCCTCCACGACCCCATCTACGCCATCGTGGATGCGGTCAAGACCGCCCTGGAGCGCACCCCCCCCGAGCTGGCCGCGGACATCGCGGAGAAGGGGGTGGTGATGGCCGGGGGTGGCTCCCTCCTCCACGGCCTGGACACGCTCATCGCCCTGGAGACGCACCTGAAGGTCACGGTGGCAGACGATCCCCTCTCCTGTGTCGTCCTGGGCGCCGGGAAGGTGCTGGACGAGCTGGACCTCCTGAAGGTCGTCTGCCTGGACTCGTGAGGCCCCCCGGTCCGCGCCACCCGGCGGCGAACCCGAGCGGGCCGGTCCGGCGGGGGCGCGGCCCCGGGTGCCCCGGGCCCCGCAGGCGGGCGCCCCTCCTGTTCTCGCCCTGCATGCTCCGTGTGGTTCCGGCTCTGGCGGCCTAGAAGAGGGCGGACGCCCTGATGCTCCTCCGGGTCTTCCTCCGGTACCGTCGTACCGTCATCCTCTCCGTCGCTCTCCTCGTCTCCTTCCTCTTCATGACCCTCCAGGTCCGCGAGCGGGGTCCCCTGGTGGATCTGGTGGAGCGGGGGCTGGTGCTCACCGTCACCCCCTTCCTGAAGCTCTACGCCGCCGTGACGGGGACCGGCTCCCGGCTCTGGGTGAATTATGTGGACCTGCGGAACGTCCGGGCCGAGAATCTCCGCCTGCAGGAGGAGGCCGCGGCGCTGCGCGAGGAAGTCCGCCGCTTCGCGGAGGCCGGCCAGGAGAACGCCAGGCTGCGCCGCTTGCTCGCTCTGCCGGAGAGGCACGAGCTCGAGCTGGTGACCGCCCAGGTCATCGCGAAGGACACGACCAACTGGTTCAAGACCATCCTGATCAACAAGGGCTCCGAGGCGGCCGTGCGGCGGAATCTGCCGGTCATCTCCACGGAGGGGCTCGTCGGTCGGGTCGTGGAGGTGATGCCCGGGACGGCGAAAGTCCAGCTCCTCACCGACCCGGTCTCCTCCGTGGGGGCGCTGCTGCAGGAGCAGCGGGCGACGGGACTCGTGACCGGGGACCGCGGCCAGTCCGCCACGGTGAAGTACCTCCCCCTCATGGCCGAGGTCCGGGTGGGCGATGCGGTCCTGACCTCGGGGATGGGGGGGATTTTCCCCAAGGGGATCCTGATCGGGACCGTGACCGCGATCCACCGCAAGAGCGGGGCCCTGTTCCAGGAGGCGGCGATCCAGCCGAGCGTGGACTTCGGCCGGATGGAGGAGGTCCTCGTCATTACGGGAGAGCGCGGATCGGGACCGCCGCGGGCACGGGGGGTCCCTCCCGCGGCGGAGCGATGATCCGCTTCCTCCTGGGCCTCCTGCTGGTGACGCTCCTGCAGACGACCCTCGCCCACCGGGTGGGGGTCGCCGGCATCCGTCCGGATCTCTACCTGCTGTTCCTCTTCTTTCTCTCCTTCCGGGTCCGATCGGAGGCGGCGACGGCGATGGGCTTTCTTCTGGGCCTGTACCAGGACGCCTTCTCGGGCGCCCCCCTGGGGCTGCACGCCTTCACGCTGAGCGTCGGGGGCTTCGTCCTGACCGGGGTCGCGGAAGGGGTCGATGCGAGCCGCATCTTCCCGCGGCTGGTTCTCCTGGCATCGAGCGGCCTCGCCCTTGGGACCCTCGCCCAGCTCCTCCTCCACTTCTTCCGCCTGGATCCGCCCGTGAGCGCCCTCGTGACCGTGGTCCTCCCCACGGCGCTGTACACGGCCCTGCTGGGGGGGGCGGTCCTGGGGGCCTCCCGCCTCAAGGCGGTCCTGGAAGTCCGGCTGTGACCGCCTGGCATACCCTGAATCCGGCTCCCGCCATCCAGCGCCGGGTGGGCCGCCTCATCCTGGTGGTCACCGCGGTCGTCGTCGTCCTGGTGCTGCGCCTGTGGCACCTGCAGGTGCTGGAAGGGGACCGGTACGTGGCCATGGCCCGGCACAACCGCCTCCGACTCCGGCTGGTGGAGGCGCCCCGCGGGATCCTCTACGACCGGTACGGGCAGATCCTGGTGGACAACCGCCCCTCCTTCGACGTGTACCTGGTCCCCGAAGACGTGACCGAGCCGGAGCGGACCACCGCGCGCCTCGCCGACCTCCTCGGGATGCCGGCGGAGCAGGTGGCCGAGAAGCTGGCGGCCGGACGAATCCGGCCCTTTACGCCGCTCCTCCTCAAGGCGGGCGTGCCCGAGCGGACCATGGTCGCGCTGGAGGAGCGCAAGCTGGACCTCCCGGGGGTGGGCCTCAGGGTGCACCCGATCCGCGCCTACCCTGCCGGGAGCCTGGCGGCCCACCTGCTCGGGTACGTGAGCGAGGTGAACCAGGCCCAACTCGCCCGGGAGGAGTTCCGGGACTTCGCCCCCGGCGAGCCCTTCGGCCAGGCTGGCGTGGAGCGCCGCTTCGACGCGTTCATCCGGGGGATCGACGGCGGGGAGCAAATCGAAGTGGACGTCCTGGGGCGGATCACCCGCCTCGTGGATCGGACGGAGCCCCAGGCGGGTTTCAACCTGGTCCTGACGATCGATCGGCGGCTCCAGGACGCGGCCGAGAAGGCATTCGCGGGGAAGAACGGGGCCGTGGTCGCGATGGATCCGCGATCCGGGGAGATCCTGGCCTGGGTCAGCAATCCGGCTTACGACCCCAGCGTCTTCACCCAGCGGATCTCGGTGGAGGAGTGGGAGACCCTGGCCAACGATCCGCGCCACCCCCTCCAGAACCGGCCCCTGCAGGGCCAGTACCCGCCCGGCTCCATCTTCAAGCTCGTGGTGGCCGCCGCGGCCCTGGAGAGCGGGATCATCACCCCCTCCACCCCCATAGACTGCCCAGCCTCCATCACCCTGGGCAACTTCACCTTCGAGGACTGGAAGCGGGAGGGGCGCGGGGTGATGGACCTGCGCCGGGCCATCGCGGAGTCCTGCAATACCTACTTTTACCAGGTCGCCCTCAAGACCGGGATCGAGCCGATCGCGGAGATGGCGCGGGAGTTCGGGCTGGGGGGGGAGCTAGGCCTGGGCTTCGGGGACGAGAGCCGGGGGCTGGTCCCGACACCCGCCTGGAAGCAGCAGGTGACCGGAGAGCCCTGGTACCCCGGGAACACCTTGAACACCGCGATCGGCCAGGGGATGGTCCTGGCGACACCCCTGCAGGTCCTCACGATGGTCTCGGCGATCGCCAACGGAGGGGCGCTCTACAAGCCCTGGGTGGTCAAGCGGGTCGAGTCCTGGCAGGGGGAGGTCGTCGAGGAATATGGCCCCGAAGTCCTCCGCCGGGTCCGGGTGAGCCCCGAGACCCTTCGGATCCTCCGGGAGGGGATGTGGGCGGTGGTGAACGACGAGCAGGGGACGGGGCAGCGGGCCCGCATCCCCTGGATCGAGGTCGCGGGCAAGACCGGGACGGCGCAGGT is drawn from Candidatus Methylomirabilis sp. and contains these coding sequences:
- the mreD gene encoding rod shape-determining protein MreD; the encoded protein is MIRFLLGLLLVTLLQTTLAHRVGVAGIRPDLYLLFLFFLSFRVRSEAATAMGFLLGLYQDAFSGAPLGLHAFTLSVGGFVLTGVAEGVDASRIFPRLVLLASSGLALGTLAQLLLHFFRLDPPVSALVTVVLPTALYTALLGGAVLGASRLKAVLEVRL
- a CDS encoding SurA N-terminal domain-containing protein; translation: MRAIRNSFKTIFFPVMWLVIITFIGTLFYWGMGSRADTGNPSVLATVGDRRILRTEYAEAYRRQEEFLRRLYGQQADARLFEAMNLRQRVLEDLINRALILQEAERVGVRVTEAELVAEIKATPIFAQEGKFSRERYLDLLRLNGLNPEIFEAQIRQDLLRRKMVELIRGTAKVSEAEGRAAFRAAREKVTVEYVAFPAGGEGRQAAEKLRAAVTAGTPWAQAAKGANTPVKKTEPFTLGAGVVPAGDVEPFGLAAFRLKGGQVSPVVEAATAAYVLHLLKRTPADMAAYAKERTTWHRSLLAQKEQQVVNTWLQQLRARVAIQVNERAS
- the mreC gene encoding rod shape-determining protein MreC — translated: MLLRVFLRYRRTVILSVALLVSFLFMTLQVRERGPLVDLVERGLVLTVTPFLKLYAAVTGTGSRLWVNYVDLRNVRAENLRLQEEAAALREEVRRFAEAGQENARLRRLLALPERHELELVTAQVIAKDTTNWFKTILINKGSEAAVRRNLPVISTEGLVGRVVEVMPGTAKVQLLTDPVSSVGALLQEQRATGLVTGDRGQSATVKYLPLMAEVRVGDAVLTSGMGGIFPKGILIGTVTAIHRKSGALFQEAAIQPSVDFGRMEEVLVITGERGSGPPRARGVPPAAER
- the dapF gene encoding diaminopimelate epimerase, coding for MTRFVKSHGLGNDYLVLEEAALGFPLTPGAIRLVCHRNYGVGSDGILLLTGSRAADFGLRIFNPDGSEAEKSGNGLRIFARYLAEAGHARTDTFTVETKGGVVRASLSREAGRITGITVEMGRASFLSGEIPVRGPSREVLREPLEVEGERLTVTCVSVGNPHCVILSDALDPATVRRLGPKVEHHPAFPSRINVQFARVLDRGRVAILIWERGAGFTLASGSSACAVAAACRKHGLTDARIAIEMPGGTLAIEVAPDFSLRMTGPAEPICAGILSADLEARCRAGWEPPAG
- a CDS encoding fructose-bisphosphate aldolase yields the protein MKVRVRRVTLDDLGLSLGKRTRLRRILYEHGPGNGTLLLLPIDQGLEHGPRDFFENPDSLDPEYQLRIAREGGYSGIVFQVGLAAKYMRGYEGSVPLVLKLNGKTEIPDDNQALSPCIASVEDAVRLGADAVGYTLYVGSPAQAEDFVQFMAVREEAERFGMPVIIWAYPRGEAIKKKGGRDGLYAIVYAARVAGELGADVVKVNMPVLDPEKDREAPKPYNTLRVSQEEAMERVVRAAGRTMVLVSGGSKISDADLMEKARIAMDAGATGLIFGRNVWQRPHDEALRISKEIRSLLLQYPA
- a CDS encoding ribonuclease H-like domain-containing protein, giving the protein MDEIYLDTESQRGPEEVSGGWDNIPAFGLAVAVTWDAAFGFREWFEPDALPLLEELARFPRLVTFNGNRFDLPLLSAYGPTQALLPRSFDILVDLRRRLGFRVSLEDLARATLGRGKGGSGEQAIRWWRSGDPALRRKVVEYCRQDVEILRGCVEYGRQHGFVFIPGPDAAASPQRVYVAWAPA
- a CDS encoding biotin transporter BioY, with translation MQTATRVSTLAEATIPRGGLLRDALLIVGGSLLTALCAQIVIPLTPVPITGQTFAVLLTGAALGALRGTAAIGLYVVEGLVGLPVFAGGGAGLARLQGPTGGYLLGFIAAAYLTGTLAERGWDRRVRFAAVAMAAGNVVIYLFGVPWLALYLGWADAVTKGLLPFILGDFLKLAAAALALPGAWVLVRRGDVR
- the mrdA gene encoding penicillin-binding protein 2, giving the protein MTAWHTLNPAPAIQRRVGRLILVVTAVVVVLVLRLWHLQVLEGDRYVAMARHNRLRLRLVEAPRGILYDRYGQILVDNRPSFDVYLVPEDVTEPERTTARLADLLGMPAEQVAEKLAAGRIRPFTPLLLKAGVPERTMVALEERKLDLPGVGLRVHPIRAYPAGSLAAHLLGYVSEVNQAQLAREEFRDFAPGEPFGQAGVERRFDAFIRGIDGGEQIEVDVLGRITRLVDRTEPQAGFNLVLTIDRRLQDAAEKAFAGKNGAVVAMDPRSGEILAWVSNPAYDPSVFTQRISVEEWETLANDPRHPLQNRPLQGQYPPGSIFKLVVAAAALESGIITPSTPIDCPASITLGNFTFEDWKREGRGVMDLRRAIAESCNTYFYQVALKTGIEPIAEMAREFGLGGELGLGFGDESRGLVPTPAWKQQVTGEPWYPGNTLNTAIGQGMVLATPLQVLTMVSAIANGGALYKPWVVKRVESWQGEVVEEYGPEVLRRVRVSPETLRILREGMWAVVNDEQGTGQRARIPWIEVAGKTGTAQVVRKQLGQDRRGPKDHGWFVAYAPAHSPEVAVIVLAEHAGFGSAAAAPVARAVLEAAFPLPTVEVPRERRPVAPAVRQPTAPLPSPEPVFGD
- a CDS encoding rod shape-determining protein encodes the protein MIFNWFYGMFSSDLAIDLGTANTLIYVRGKGIVLSEPSVVAIKKGTSQVLKVGKEAKEMLGRTPASIVAIRPMQDGVIADFDVTEQMIRAFIVKIHNRKALVRPRIVVGVPSGITQVEKRAIRDSAEQAGAREVYLMEEPMAAAIGAGLPVQEPSGNMIVDIGGGTTEVAVISLSGIVYSQSIRIAGDEMDEAIIQYLKRKYNLLVGERTSENIKIQIGSAYPFDEPRKMEIKGRDLVDGIPKTLTVTDSDIREALHDPIYAIVDAVKTALERTPPELAADIAEKGVVMAGGGSLLHGLDTLIALETHLKVTVADDPLSCVVLGAGKVLDELDLLKVVCLDS